A stretch of the Patescibacteria group bacterium genome encodes the following:
- a CDS encoding M73 family metallopeptidase, with product MKKILVSLVIISIILMIVVSATVAYFSDSETNRGNTFANGTLDLQISDQDDPWGDGVTATWVMDDMIPGDISARNSVYLRNIGSIEADHVEISVENITTDPNNEESDIEHPTIDNLDKWMEIIEMYYSGNNVLIGLNDNNANGWKDLDDLESQGLNDLTPSPSANSGNMKTFTMQLKFREDIGNEFQGDVLESTFTFRLNQDASQ from the coding sequence ATGAAAAAGATACTCGTTAGTCTTGTAATTATTAGTATTATCTTGATGATTGTTGTTAGTGCGACAGTTGCTTATTTTTCTGATAGTGAAACCAACAGAGGCAACACCTTTGCCAACGGTACTTTGGATTTACAAATAAGCGATCAGGATGACCCTTGGGGAGACGGAGTTACTGCTACTTGGGTAATGGACGATATGATACCCGGAGATATAAGCGCCAGGAATAGTGTTTATCTAAGAAATATTGGCAGTATTGAAGCCGATCATGTGGAGATAAGTGTTGAGAATATTACGACTGATCCCAATAATGAAGAAAGTGATATAGAGCATCCCACTATTGATAATTTGGATAAATGGATGGAGATTATAGAGATGTATTATAGCGGCAACAATGTCTTAATTGGTTTGAATGATAATAATGCTAATGGCTGGAAAGATTTAGATGATCTGGAATCTCAAGGGCTAAATGATTTGACTCCGTCTCCGTCTGCCAATAGCGGCAATATGAAAACTTTTACGATGCAGCTCAAGTTTAGAGAAGATATTGGCAATGAATTTCAAGGCGATGTTTTAGAAAGCACATTTACTTTCAGGCTGAATCAAGATGCCAGTCAATAA
- a CDS encoding signal peptidase I — protein sequence MRIFKIIYYIFLSCLAIIALLLVSTIFPITGNFKVLVVQSGSMEPAVRQGGIVVIKPATEYHVGDVITFGKASRTEAPTTHRIFDIKVEQGKTTYITKGDANNGPDKREIASREIIGKVLFNVPYVGYAIDTAKKPWGFILIIVIPALIIIYDEGVKIWKEIKRVRNKKTRKRKIKHFSL from the coding sequence ATGAGAATTTTCAAAATTATTTATTACATTTTTCTTTCTTGTTTAGCAATTATTGCTTTACTTTTGGTCTCTACCATTTTTCCCATCACCGGAAATTTTAAAGTTCTAGTGGTCCAGTCGGGTTCAATGGAGCCGGCGGTTAGGCAGGGAGGGATTGTGGTTATTAAGCCCGCGACTGAATATCACGTTGGTGATGTGATTACATTTGGCAAGGCAAGCAGAACCGAGGCGCCAACCACCCATAGAATTTTTGATATCAAGGTTGAGCAAGGCAAAACAACTTACATTACAAAAGGTGATGCTAACAATGGTCCGGACAAAAGAGAAATTGCCTCAAGAGAAATTATTGGTAAGGTTTTATTTAATGTTCCTTATGTTGGTTATGCGATTGATACTGCCAAAAAACCCTGGGGTTTTATTTTGATAATTGTTATCCCGGCGCTAATTATTATTTATGATGAGGGGGTAAAAATTTGGAAAGAGATAAAAAGAGTGAGGAATAAGAAAACAAGAAAAAGAAAAATCAAACATTTTAGCCTCTAG
- a CDS encoding lamin tail domain-containing protein has protein sequence MIKKTTAKKPGQAKGKTSARTRTRKRVNKNVSCDVCKVKPVKRKIAKKDKSGQIIKKSIGKLTVLFLIISLNWSGLAAIGETLAYFNDTETFLESTYSAGTLDFSLNQFNGFSPDVTPSQSASSTIELVNNGNLAFQYEASTSTISGDLDLCKELYLEVFLELEPIYNGSLSGFSLATSSLTVASSTTQSLDFIVSLVSSTSSLQDKTCNFDFEFRAWQKDQPSYDPKAGFSDAEIISNTVTSGNWEYIVINKVYYDVDDAHGDDPANEWVELYNPTDSSVDISGWKILDNHSEDLIPTSTSSIPALGYAIITGASSTFDYWDIPDQAVKIVLADGKIGNGLGNDNDMLILLDDAGNIVDQMNWGTPINGWPNYNSNLWDPGAAKVAEGNLLSREPNGYDTDQASDWTEFSLPSVTVIIPNGGEVWYVGATSTIDWQATNNNGDDNDLSIDIYYSADSGNTWGNIATSTENDGTYDWRVSLCLDDGSGSCYWVPSAKARIKIVATDYTKNFMLTAWDESDEDFCPPILYDSLTDEELELLEKMGLLPDDFINQEATDSDELIPETSEESEEDGEEIEKQRNKETKDANIANNGESEVEEPEMAEEDEDEAEFDEEEDDDLGGAVEESDNKEVEANDEPELELIENNQTDITEANALSTEDVIKGDDAEDSDNQIEEGDEIDAQDEIKTDELDEPDESGELEQAKEPEKPEELEGSEEPEPVDASKDIINENDDDIV, from the coding sequence ATGATTAAGAAGACAACGGCAAAAAAGCCTGGCCAAGCAAAGGGCAAGACAAGTGCCAGAACAAGGACCAGGAAAAGAGTTAACAAAAATGTTTCTTGTGATGTTTGTAAGGTAAAGCCGGTAAAAAGAAAAATCGCGAAGAAAGACAAGAGCGGCCAAATCATTAAAAAGTCAATTGGCAAACTGACTGTTTTGTTTTTGATTATTAGCCTTAACTGGTCTGGGCTTGCGGCTATTGGCGAAACTCTGGCTTATTTTAATGATACTGAAACTTTTTTAGAAAGCACTTATTCGGCCGGCACTTTGGATTTTTCTTTGAATCAATTCAACGGCTTCTCTCCTGATGTTACTCCCAGTCAATCAGCGAGCAGTACGATTGAGCTGGTAAATAATGGGAATTTAGCTTTTCAGTATGAAGCTTCCACCAGCACTATTTCTGGAGACTTAGATTTGTGCAAAGAACTTTATCTTGAGGTCTTTTTAGAATTAGAGCCAATTTACAACGGGAGCTTGTCTGGGTTTTCTCTGGCTACTTCTAGTCTGACAGTAGCGAGTTCAACTACTCAAAGTTTAGATTTTATTGTTTCTTTGGTCAGCAGTACTTCTAGTCTGCAAGACAAAACCTGTAATTTTGATTTTGAATTTCGCGCTTGGCAAAAGGACCAGCCGAGTTACGATCCAAAAGCCGGTTTTTCTGATGCGGAAATAATTAGCAATACAGTCACCAGCGGCAATTGGGAATACATTGTAATTAATAAAGTTTATTATGATGTGGATGATGCCCATGGTGATGACCCAGCCAATGAATGGGTTGAGCTTTATAATCCCACTGATTCTTCAGTTGATATTTCCGGTTGGAAAATTTTAGATAATCATTCAGAAGACCTGATTCCCACGTCTACTAGTTCCATACCCGCTTTAGGCTATGCCATTATTACTGGGGCAAGCTCAACTTTTGATTATTGGGATATCCCGGACCAGGCAGTAAAAATAGTATTAGCTGATGGAAAAATTGGCAATGGGCTTGGCAATGATAATGATATGCTGATTTTATTAGATGATGCCGGCAATATTGTTGACCAAATGAATTGGGGTACTCCTATCAATGGCTGGCCCAATTATAATTCAAATCTTTGGGATCCCGGCGCTGCTAAAGTAGCTGAAGGTAATCTTTTAAGCAGAGAACCCAATGGCTATGATACTGACCAAGCTTCTGATTGGACAGAATTTAGCCTACCCAGTGTCACGGTTATTATTCCCAATGGCGGCGAGGTTTGGTATGTGGGGGCCACCTCTACTATAGATTGGCAAGCAACAAATAATAACGGCGATGACAATGATTTAAGCATTGATATTTATTATTCAGCTGACAGCGGCAATACTTGGGGAAATATAGCAACCAGCACGGAAAATGACGGGACTTATGATTGGCGCGTCTCGCTTTGCCTTGATGATGGCAGCGGCTCTTGCTATTGGGTGCCTTCGGCTAAGGCCCGAATAAAAATCGTGGCGACTGATTATACTAAGAATTTTATGCTCACGGCTTGGGACGAAAGTGACGAGGATTTTTGTCCGCCTATTCTTTATGATTCATTAACTGATGAAGAACTGGAGTTATTGGAAAAAATGGGATTACTGCCTGATGATTTTATAAATCAGGAGGCAACAGATAGCGATGAATTAATTCCGGAGACAAGCGAAGAATCTGAAGAAGATGGTGAAGAAATAGAGAAACAAAGAAATAAAGAAACTAAGGATGCGAATATCGCGAATAATGGAGAAAGTGAGGTAGAAGAACCAGAGATGGCTGAAGAGGATGAGGATGAAGCTGAATTTGACGAGGAAGAAGATGATGACCTTGGCGGCGCGGTTGAAGAAAGTGATAATAAAGAAGTTGAAGCTAATGATGAGCCGGAATTAGAGCTTATTGAAAATAACCAGACTGATATTACCGAGGCTAATGCTTTGAGTACCGAAGATGTGATTAAGGGAGATGATGCAGAAGATAGTGATAATCAAATAGAAGAGGGTGATGAAATTGATGCTCAAGATGAGATTAAAACTGATGAATTAGATGAGCCTGATGAGTCAGGCGAACTTGAGCAAGCTAAAGAACCAGAAAAGCCAGAGGAATTAGAAGGCTCCGAAGAACCAGAGCCAGTTGATGCGTCAAAAGATATTATCAATGAAAATGATGATGACATTGTTTGA